From the Bradyrhizobium ontarionense genome, the window CGAGACGCTGGCGCCGGTCGCCCCGGATGAGCCCGGCCCCAAGCGCATCCTCGTCGCCGCAAAGATCGGAACGACGCGGCTGATCGACAACGTCGCCGCCTGAGGCGGCGGGAGACCACACGCTCGCCAATAACGCCAGTGCACCCTCTCCCCTTGCGGGAGAGGCTGCAGCAACTGGCGCCGTTTAGACGGTGCACTCTGCCCTTTGCGATAGGGGGTTCACTGCCGCCGTGGCACGAGGCGTGCTGCCACGAATCACCAAAGGTCTCATCGAGCAGCTACAGCAGCCCGAGATCGCGCAACTCGCGGCGCAGCGGCTCCGGCATCGCCTCGACGCTCGCGGCACTGGCCTTGCCGAGATCGGCCGGGGCGTCCTCGGCCGTCAGGTAGCGCCAGCCCTGGAACGGGCGCATCGGCCGCGGCGACACCGCGATCACCTTCGGCTGCATGACCAGGCGACACCGCCCGATCCCGTCGCCGTCGCGGAACGGCTCGATGCCGGTGATCTTCTCGCGCGCAGCGACCTCGCCGCGAATCACCCAATAGAGCGAACCGCCGGCGAGAATGTCCTCGACACGTTTCGGCATCATCCGGGTCACATGGACGTGCTGCTGCGGCAGGCCCTTCTTCTTGGCCGCGAGCATGCGCTCCGCGATCCACGCCTTGAGGTCTTTGACGGACTCGCAGCCGACGGCCAGCTTGATCAGGTGCAGAGGCATGACGAAGGTTCGACCAGCGGGATCTATTCGTTGTTGGCAGCCGGTTCCGCGGCGTCAGGCGCCGCCTGCGTCGCGGGAGCCGCCGGTTTCGGCTTGGGCGCCGCCGCCTTCTTGGCCGGGGCCTGGGCGTGGCTGGCGGCGACCGTCGGCGGCGGGGCCGGCGCTGGCGCAGGAGGCGCAGGCGCGGCCTGGGTCGCCGGCTTCGGCGCGGCCGAGCGCGTCGAGGCCGTTGGCTCCGGCGACATGATGCTCACGGGCGGGGTATTCGCGGAGCTCGGAAACTCGGCATTGGTCGGCTTGCCGGGCGGCGCGGACGGCGCCAGTCCCGCAAAGGTTCCGGTCGCTGGCTGCGCCTGGGACGGCGGCGCATTCCACTGCGACGCGTAGCGCGTCACCAGCCCCTCATAGGTCCGGCCTTCCATGTTGTTGACCAGTTGCTGGCGATCGGCCACCGCCCGGAACATCACGCAATCCGTGGGCGTACAGCGGTCGCGCGTCAGCAACACGTAGGCCATCAGCCCGTAGCGGTCGCGCTCCACGGCGCGGCGCAACGCCAGCAGCTCCGCAGTCATCACCTTGTTGGCGGCCGCGATGTCCCCCACCTGAGACAGGCGGCTCAGCATGCCCGCGGCATAGCTCACCGCAGCCGCGGTCATCTCCGCCGAGCCGAACAGGCCCTTCTCGCAGTTCGACAGCACCAGATCGCCGGCCAGATCATCCACGCAGGCCAAGGCGGGGGGAGAGAAGCTGACCGAGGCGGTCGTCGCGGGATCACCGCCGGCGCCGCGCTGGCCGGGGTCCTGGCTCCGCAAGATCGACGCGACCGCAATCCCGACCCCCAGCAAGGTAATCACGGTGAGGGCGCCGTTTGCGACCGACTTCTCGGCCCTGATGAGCGTGATCAGCACGATCAGCGCAAAAAAGCTCGCAGCCGCGACGGTGAGCCACATCGGAAAGGCCGGTGAGTTCAGGAGCTGGTCGAACGAGGTGGGCCAGGTCGAGTTCATGCGCACTGATTCCTGACGACGAGGGCCGACGAGGACGACCATGAGAGCGCCCGGCCATGGGACGTCCGTGAAACGATCGTCAAATCCAAATGATCACCCAATCCATAGCCGCCCCATCCCCGACAATAAGACGATTCCATGTACCAGCGGACACAGGATGGTGCCGAGCTACCCGCTATCCCCAAGAGGGATCGCGCAGCATTCGCGCTCATCCGTTGCGCCACGGCTCTCGCCCTCGTGGCAGCTGGCAGTCTCCGTCGTCGACATCTGACCGGCCGCGTCCGCCGACCCGGCAGGCCGTCTTCAAGACAAGGCCAATTGGCTTTCCCTGGCAACCCGCTCAAAGGCCTCCGTCGAGCTTTTGATCCGGTATTGGCAATCGTCTCCTTCCGTCGGAAGCTGGCGGATGATCTCGTAGGTGCCGTTGGCTGCCGGACGCGAGACGTTGCTCGCGGTGAAATAGACAATCGTCCCAATGGGGAACTTGTGTTTCAACGCCCTCTCCTGCTCGTATGCCGGCAAGAGCCCCTGGTCCCGCTGCCCGGGCCGGCGAGTCTTTAATAAATGTCACGTCTATAGCATGCCGCCGCCCTCCCTGACCAGCGGCCTCGCGACATGGCAAACGCCCAATCGTCAAGAGAGTTCAACAGGATAGGGCCTCAAAATCGTTTCCCGGGCGGTCCGCCGCCAGCCGCGATCGTCAGGCGTTGTGCGGCAGCTTGCCGTCGGGGCTCGCATGGTCGATTGCGCGCGGAAGCTGCTCGGCAAGGATCTGGGACAGCTGATCGATCGGAACGTTGAACTTCGCCGCGAGCTGCCGGACCATGTCGCTGCCGAGCACCTGCTGGAGCTGCTCCGCCGAAATCGGGAGATTCTGGCCGTTGCCGAGCCAGGATTTGACCTCGGCGCCGAGACCAGCCTGCTCGAGCTTGGCAACGATCGCGTTCAACCCGCCTTGGCCGCCTTGGCCGAAGACCTCGTTCAGCACCGTCGGCAGAACGGCTGCTTCGAGCTGGCCAAGGGCGCCCCGCAGGGCCGGCGAATTGCGCAACGTATCGAACAGTCCCATGGATGATCTCCGAAGCTGACGAGCTTGCTTGCAACAGGAAGGTCTGAGGTTCACCGCGTCAAGCGGCGGGGGCGACCGCGATCCCGATCAGACCTTCTCGACCCGGTCGATGATCCAGTCTTCCGCAAGCCCGTCCTTCACCCAGGCGGCAAAGGCCGGCAGCGCCATCATGGTGTCCATGTAGGCCCGCGTCTCGGCCGCAACAGGAACCGCGAACGTATGGAGCCGCGTGACCACGGGAGCGAACATCGCGTCCGCCGCACCGAAGCGGCCGAACAGGAACGGACCGCCGTAGCGCACGCGGCAGTCGCGCCAGATCTCCTCGATCCGGGCGATGTTGGCCTTGGCATCCGCGGACAGCTCCACCGGCCGGACCGGCCGGTGCAGGTTCATCGGGCATTCATTGCGCAAGGCGGGGAAGCCGGAGTGCATCTCGGCAGAAATCGATCGTGCATGGGCGCGCGCGCCCGGCTCGCTGGGCCATAGCCCCGCCTGCGGAAAACGCTCGGCAAGATATTCGATGATCGCGAGCGAATCCCACGCGGTGATCACGCCATCGACCAGGATCGGCACCTTGCCGGCGGGAGAATGGCTCACGATGCGCGCCTTGTCGGCGGGATCATCCGTGTAGAGCGGGACGACGATCTCCTCGAAGGCGATGTCGCAGCCGCGCAGCGCCAGCCACGGCCGCATCGACCAGGAGGAATAGTTCTTGTTGCCGATCACCAGCTTCAGGGTCATGTCGGACCATCTCCGTATTCAAGGCGTGGGCCGGCCGCTCGATCTCGACCATCAGCCCATGTCGTCGGCGACGCATACAGGATGACGGGCCGGTGCGTCGACAGCCATGCGACAATGCGACGGACCGCTTGGCATACGCACAATCAGCCGCCGAAATCCTGCGGTCTGAACGACATCTCCAGCACCTTCCACTCTCCATAGCGGTCCGGCGGCAGCATCGCATAAGGTTGGCAGGCCTCCAGCGCGGCGACCACGCTTTGCTTGAGTTGCAGCGCTTTCTCTGCCTTTTCCGGATCGGAAGGTCCGCCGAGCAGCTCCGGCTCCGCCGCAAGTCGGCCGTCGGGCCTGATTGCGAGGACGAGTTTCACGAAGACATCGTCTGAACGTGACAGCGAGGCCGGAAGGTGGGCGCAGGTCCTGAAGCGCTGACGGAGCGCAGCGTCCAGATCTCCCGCCAACGCCTTCGTCGCGTTCGACCCGACCTCCTTGTCGTCTGGACCGATGCCGGTCGGCAGCGGCGCCAGCGGCTCAGGCAGCCCAAGCCGCACGCCGTATTTCACCGTGATGTCCGGCTCGGGGGGGACATAGCTCGGTGCTGGAACCGGGGTGGGCGTCGGCACCGCCCTGGCGACAGACTTAGCGTCTGACTTGGCGTCGGACTTGGCGGCGGACTTCGCCGCCGCTTTCGGCGATGGCACGGGCGACGGCTGCTGCGCCGGCGCTGGTGAAGGAGACGGGGACGGCGGTTTCGACGTCTCCTTGGCCTCCTGCGACGGCTGCGGAATCGGCGGCGGCGCAGCGGCTGCCGGTGACGGACTCGGTGCCGGCTGCGGCAGCGTCAGCTCGGGCGACGGGGACGGCGTGGCGACAGGATCCGGCGTCTTCTGGGGCTCGTCGGCGTCGACGATGTCGACCGCAACCTCGTCAGGTCTCGGGATGTCGTAAGGGCGCACCGTGGTCGAGACCACGATCCCGCCGGCGATCAGAAAATGCGCGAGCACGGATGCGGCGATGCCCCAACGTATGAACTGCCAACGTTCCATGCTGCTTCATTGCGCCCGCTCGCGGCCTGACGCGCGCGGCCCGGCCGTTGTCGCGGCGATCATCGCCACGGGGTGGGCGCGGGCCACCTGCCCGCTCCGACCACTCTAGCATAGCGGCACGGGCCACCCTCAATCCCATTTCGGCGCGAAGGCGAAGCTCGTCATCCGCCCCTCCGGACTGTGCATCGCGAAGATGTCGGCCATGTCCTGTTCGGACAGGGTGAAGTCGAACACGTCCAGGTTCTCGGACAGCCGTTCGATCCGCGACGTGCGCGGAATCGCAACGACGTTCTGCTGCATCAGCCAACGCAGGCAGATCTGCGCCAGGCTCTTGCCATGGGCACGACCGATCCGCGTCAGCGTCGGATCGTTCTTGATCTTGCCCTTGGCGATCGGACTGTAGGCGACCAGCGCCAGGCCGTGCCGGGCGCAGGCCTCGCGGATCTTGGTCTGATCGAGATAGGGATGATACTCGACCTGATTGCACACCAGCGGCTCGGACGATGCCGCCACCGCCTCGTCGAGCAGGGCCACCGTGAAATTTGAGACGCCGATGTGGCGCGTAAGCCCGAGCGCCTTGGCGTGCGCCAGCGCCCCGAGCGTCTCGGCCAGCGGCACGTGCGAATTCGGCCAATGCAACAGCAGGAGATCGACCTCGGAGACGCGCAGGCGGACCAGGCTCTCCTTGGTCGAGCGTTCGAGGTCATGCGGCGCAAAATGCGTCGTCCACACCTTCGTGGTCAGGAACACCTCGTTGCGCCTGACACGGGACGCGCGCAGGCCCTCGCCGACCTCGTGCTCGTTCTCATAGACCTGCGCGGTGTCGATGTGCCGGTAGCCGAGCGTGAGCGCCTGCTCGACGATCCGGGCGCAGGTGCGTCCGCGCAATTCCCAGGTTCCCAGACCGAGAGCGGGAATCCTGGCACCATTGGCCTCGATCATCAGCATGGCCGCGCACTCCAGACCGCGTGCAACATTATGCACGCCGCACGCTTACCGTGCCACGCGCGCCCGGTTTTTAGCTTAAGTCTTAGCTAAGGCCGCAAACACGGTATCGGGTGCGTGGGCGATCACGGTCAGCAAGGCGCGCGCCGGGCCGCGCGGCATGCGCTTGCCCTGCTCCCAGTTGCGGATGGTCTCGACCGGCACGCCGAGCTTGGCGGCGAATTCCTGCTGGGTCAGGTGCGCCCGGCGCCTGAGATCGCGCACTTCGAGAGGGTCCGGTGCAGCGCCGGCCGCGGGGGCCAGCGGAAATTCCTGGCCGTCACGCAGCTCAACGATCCGTCCATCTGCCTTCAGCCGCAAGCGTTGCATGGTCCGACTCCGTCTCGCGACGCACTCTGGCCGAACCGCGTTAAGGCCGGATTAACGATATAAGTCGTTCAGGCGCCGGGGTTATTTCAAGCCGAACCAGAGCGTCGCAATGCCGAGGAAGGAGAAGAAGCCGACCACGTCGGTCACCGTGGTCACAAAGGTTCCGGAGGCCACCGCGGGATCGGCGTGCACCCGTTCGAGCACCATCGGGATCAGGATGCCGCCGAGGGCGCCGGCCACGAGGTTCGACATGATGGCTAGGCCGATCACGACGCCGAGCCCGGGGGTCTTGAACCAGGCCACCGCGGCGATGCCGGTGATGAGCGCGAAGGCGATGCCGTTGACGAGCCCGACCAGCGCTTCGCGCATCACCACGCGCGTCGCGTTGTTCGGTCCGAGCTCGCGCGTCGCCAGCGCGCGCACGGCGACCGTCATGGTCTGCGTCGCAGCGTTGCCGCCCTGGCTCGCGACGATCGGCGCGAGCACGGCGAGCGCCACCATCTGCTCGAGCTGTCCCTCGAACAGGCCGAGCACCGAGGAGGCCAGGAAGGCGGTGGCAAGATTGATCAGGAGCCAGTTGAAGCGGCCCTTGGCGATGGTCCAGACGCTGTCGGAGAGTTCCTCGTCGCGCGACACGCCGCCGACCGCCTTGAAATCCTCGTCCGCCTCCTCCTCGATGACGTCGACGATGTCGTCGATCGTGATGACGCCGACCAGCCGGTTCTCGGCATCGACGACGGGAGCCGCGACGAGATTGTACTTGCCGAACAGCCGCGCCACCTCGGCAAGATCGTCGGCGACGGTGACGCGGCGGCGGTCCTCGTCGATCAGGTCCGTGAGCGGAACCGGGCGGCGGGACCGCAACAGCGCATCGAGCGTCACCGCGCCCTGCCAGTGCCTGAAATCATCGACCGCGTAGATCTCGTAGAACCGCTCCGGCAGATCCGCGGTCTCGCGCATGTAGTCGATCGCCTGGCCGACCGTCCAGGCCGGCGGAACCGCGATGAATTCGCTCTGCATGCGCCGGCCGGCGGAGCCTTCGGGGTAATCGAGGCTGCGTTCGAGGACGTGGCGTTCCGACGGCGGCAGGCGTTCGAGGATCTCCTCCTTGTCCTGTTCGTCCAGGCCTTGCAGGAGTTCGACGGCGTCGTCGGACTCCAGCTCGCGGACGCCCTCGGCGACGGTGGCAGGCTCGAGCTCTTCGAGGATCTCCTCGCGGACGGCGTCGTCGACCTCGTTCAACGCGGAAAAATCGAAGTCGGTTCCGGTCAGTTCGACCAGGCGGACCCGATCCTCCGGCGCAAGCGCAGCGATCAGGTCGCCGAGGTCCGCCTCGTGCAGCTCGGCGACCTCGGCGCGCAGGAACGCCTCATCCTCGGCGGCAATAGCGGCCGTGATGGTCTCGATGAATTCCGGGCGGATCTCACCGGAGTCCGTGCGCATCGCCGCGCGATCGAGTAGAGTTGGATCGGCATGGGCAACGTCCGACGTCTGGTTCATGACGTGCCTCGTGAGCCTGATTTCAGAGCAACTGGTCTGATTTGGACTTTCACGCATTACATAATCGGCAACAGCGAGCGCAACGGGAAAAGATGCGTCTGATCCGGCTGATGACGGGATGGGTAAACGCAGCCGGCCTCGCGGCCGCGCTGCTCGCTGCGCACGGCGCATTTGCCGCACCGGCCGGCTGTCCGCGCGAAGGCACGCTCGGCACCTCGCGCGTCCTGAGCGTGGATCCGAAGCAGTATCCGCGTGTCGGCCTCAAGAGCTTTCCCGATACGCTGCCGCTGCACGATGGCGAGGTGGTGCTGACCTTCGATGACGGTCCCTCGCCGCCGATGACCAACAAGGTGCTCGCAGCGCTCGCCAGGGAATGCGTGCGCGCGACCTTCTTCCTCGTCGGCCAGCCGGCCTCGGGCCGTGCGGCGCTGGTGCGGCGGATCGCGGCCGAAGGCCACACCGTCGGCCATCACAGCTTCACCCATGCGCATCTCGCGCACATCACTCCTGAGCAGGCGGTCGAGGAGATCGATCGCGGCATCGCCGCCGACGAGATGGCGCTCAACGGCGTCGAGACCACGACGCCGTCGACGCCGTTCTTCCGCTTCCCCTATTTCGAATCGACACCGGCTGAGCTCGATCTGCTGCAGTCGCGCGGCATCGCCGTGTTCGGCACCGATTTCTGGGCCAGCGACTGGAACCCGATGTCGCCGCAGCAGACGCTGAAGCTGCTCACGAGCCGACTGAACCAGGCGCGCAAGGGCATCATCCTGCTGCACGATCCGCAGCCGCGCACGGTCGCCATGTTGCCGTCGTTCCTGCGCTATCTCAGGGATCACGGATACCGCGTGGTCCATGTGGTTCCAGCCAAGCCGGAACAGCACAGCGAGAGCCCTGCCGGCGCGGCGGTGACGCCGCACGAAGGTGGTTAATCGGCCGTTCAGGGCCTATGTTTAGCTTGACTGTCGCTCCTACGGCGAATCGCTTCTCTTGCAATCCGGCAACAGCCGTGGGCAAACCGGAACGCGGGTTGATGTCATGTCGCAGCGCTCGAACATCCCTGCTATGCCTTGTTGGTCGCTTGCCCGGCTGCGTGGCGGCGACACATCATGGACCATGGAACAGCTGGGCCGAAACGAGCCCGGCCATTGATAGAGAAATGTAGGCAGCGTGATGCGTGATCGCGGGTGGGCTTGCGTCGGACGGCCATCATGGCTCGTGTTGCTGCTGGGCGCCCTCGCAGGCCTCGGGTCGAGCGTCGGATCATCACGCGCAGCGGAGGCCGATTGTCCCGGCCATCCCAACGCGCTCGGCACATCCAGGACTCTGGTCGTCGACCCGCACGAGCATCCGCGTCTCGGCGCGATGCAGTACAAGGAGACGCTGCCGCTTCGGGATCACGAGGTTGTGCTCACC encodes:
- a CDS encoding DUF1489 family protein, translating into MPLHLIKLAVGCESVKDLKAWIAERMLAAKKKGLPQQHVHVTRMMPKRVEDILAGGSLYWVIRGEVAAREKITGIEPFRDGDGIGRCRLVMQPKVIAVSPRPMRPFQGWRYLTAEDAPADLGKASAASVEAMPEPLRRELRDLGLL
- a CDS encoding YidB family protein yields the protein MGLFDTLRNSPALRGALGQLEAAVLPTVLNEVFGQGGQGGLNAIVAKLEQAGLGAEVKSWLGNGQNLPISAEQLQQVLGSDMVRQLAAKFNVPIDQLSQILAEQLPRAIDHASPDGKLPHNA
- a CDS encoding glutathione S-transferase family protein, whose translation is MTLKLVIGNKNYSSWSMRPWLALRGCDIAFEEIVVPLYTDDPADKARIVSHSPAGKVPILVDGVITAWDSLAIIEYLAERFPQAGLWPSEPGARAHARSISAEMHSGFPALRNECPMNLHRPVRPVELSADAKANIARIEEIWRDCRVRYGGPFLFGRFGAADAMFAPVVTRLHTFAVPVAAETRAYMDTMMALPAFAAWVKDGLAEDWIIDRVEKV
- a CDS encoding aldo/keto reductase, with product MLMIEANGARIPALGLGTWELRGRTCARIVEQALTLGYRHIDTAQVYENEHEVGEGLRASRVRRNEVFLTTKVWTTHFAPHDLERSTKESLVRLRVSEVDLLLLHWPNSHVPLAETLGALAHAKALGLTRHIGVSNFTVALLDEAVAASSEPLVCNQVEYHPYLDQTKIREACARHGLALVAYSPIAKGKIKNDPTLTRIGRAHGKSLAQICLRWLMQQNVVAIPRTSRIERLSENLDVFDFTLSEQDMADIFAMHSPEGRMTSFAFAPKWD
- a CDS encoding helix-turn-helix domain-containing protein — its product is MQRLRLKADGRIVELRDGQEFPLAPAAGAAPDPLEVRDLRRRAHLTQQEFAAKLGVPVETIRNWEQGKRMPRGPARALLTVIAHAPDTVFAALAKT
- the mgtE gene encoding magnesium transporter; amino-acid sequence: MNQTSDVAHADPTLLDRAAMRTDSGEIRPEFIETITAAIAAEDEAFLRAEVAELHEADLGDLIAALAPEDRVRLVELTGTDFDFSALNEVDDAVREEILEELEPATVAEGVRELESDDAVELLQGLDEQDKEEILERLPPSERHVLERSLDYPEGSAGRRMQSEFIAVPPAWTVGQAIDYMRETADLPERFYEIYAVDDFRHWQGAVTLDALLRSRRPVPLTDLIDEDRRRVTVADDLAEVARLFGKYNLVAAPVVDAENRLVGVITIDDIVDVIEEEADEDFKAVGGVSRDEELSDSVWTIAKGRFNWLLINLATAFLASSVLGLFEGQLEQMVALAVLAPIVASQGGNAATQTMTVAVRALATRELGPNNATRVVMREALVGLVNGIAFALITGIAAVAWFKTPGLGVVIGLAIMSNLVAGALGGILIPMVLERVHADPAVASGTFVTTVTDVVGFFSFLGIATLWFGLK
- a CDS encoding polysaccharide deacetylase family protein; this encodes MTGWVNAAGLAAALLAAHGAFAAPAGCPREGTLGTSRVLSVDPKQYPRVGLKSFPDTLPLHDGEVVLTFDDGPSPPMTNKVLAALARECVRATFFLVGQPASGRAALVRRIAAEGHTVGHHSFTHAHLAHITPEQAVEEIDRGIAADEMALNGVETTTPSTPFFRFPYFESTPAELDLLQSRGIAVFGTDFWASDWNPMSPQQTLKLLTSRLNQARKGIILLHDPQPRTVAMLPSFLRYLRDHGYRVVHVVPAKPEQHSESPAGAAVTPHEGG